The sequence below is a genomic window from Rhizobium sp. NXC14.
GGAGGACGGGTCAGCGAACGGACTGCAGTTCCAGCGACTGAAGGATAAGGTCGGTAATCGGTCCAACGCCTCTTCAGAGGTGGAGTTCACCGATACCTTCGGTTTCCTGCTCGGCGGCCCGGATGCCGGGATCCGCACCATCCTCGACATGGTGACGTTGACGCGGCTTGACTGCGCACTGGCCTCCTCCGGCATCATGCGCGCCTCGCTGGCCGAGGCCGTGCATCACACGCGCGGCCGCAGCGTCTTCGGCAGGATGCTCGTCAATCAGCCGATCATGACGCGCGTGCTGGCCGACATGGCGCTCGATGTCGCGGCCGCCACCGCGCTGTCCTTCCGTCTTGCCGATGCTTTCGACAAGGCCCGCGGCAATGCCGAAGAAGCGGCCTATGCCCGCGTCATGACTCCCGTCGCCAAATACTGGTGCTGCAAGATCGCACCCGCGCTGATCTACGAGGCGATGGAATGCATCGGCGGCAACGGTTACATCGAGGAGCGGCCGATCGCCCGTCATTACCGGGAGGCTCCCGTCAATGCCATCTGGGAGGGCTCCGGCAACGTCATGGCGCTGGATGTGCTGCGGGTGCTCAACCGTGGCAAGGATCTGTTCGAAACGGTTTTTGCGGGCCTCGCGCGCGATCTCGGCCCCGCCGGGACGAAAACGATCGACGTGCTACGCGCCGCAATCGCCCTCTGCGAACAGGACGAAGGCGCGGCACGCCTGCTCGTCGAGCAACTGGCTCTTGCCGCCGGCGCCGCCGAGCTCTACCGGCTCGGGGCAGGGCGCATTGCCGATGCCTTCATAGAGACGCGCCTGGCCGGCGGCTGGCGCTCCACCTACGGCATGCTCGACTCCCGCTTCGACGCCAGCTACATCGTCGATCTGCTCTATCCCCCGGCCGCCTGATTGTCAGCGGGGGATTGACGTATCTCGTCGAGATCGCCTTCCCAGCCGATCACTGCAAGATCTTCGATCGCATTCTTTTGACGGTGCCTGTCGACGAGGCTTCGCAAGGCCTGTTCGATCATGGCCTTTTTCGTCGCCAATCCCGTGGCGGCCATTGCCGCTTCGAGCAAGCCCCTATCGATATCCAGAGTCGTTCGCACGGTCGCATCCCATGTGTGTGATCTCAATAATACACGTACTCGCGCTGCCTTGCTGAAAGTCGATGCCGATGCCGCCGCCATAAACGAAAATCCGGCCGCGTCGCCGCAGCCGGATCTCATCATTTACGTCCGAAAATCAGCGTTCAGAAGAAGCCACGGCGCTGCCACCAGCCGGCTTTCTTCGGCTTGCCTTCGTCGCCTTCGCCATTTTCGGTACGGGCGGATTTCACCGTCGGCTCTGAGGAAGAAATATTGGATTCGCGGTTGGCGCGAACCGGCTTTGCTTCTTCCTGGGCGGGCGTTGCGAGATCGGCGGAAGCTTCGACCACCTCCGGTTCGGCTTCAACGGCGGGTGTTGCTTCCGCTACTGGTTCGTCGACCGGCGCTGCGGCGGGCTTGCGGCGGCCGCGGCCACGGGCAGGCTTTACCTCTTCGGCGATGACGGCCATATCCTCGACGGCAGCCGTTACAGCTTGGCTCTCGCCGGCCTGTTCGGGAACCGTCTCGACAATTGCGGCGTCACCTGGAGCGACGTCATCCGAAATGCCGTCGTCTTCATCCTCGCTGCCGCTGCCTTCGCCGGCTTCATTGGCCGTCAGCTCGGAGCCGTCCTCCCGATTGCGGCGACCGCCGCGCTTGCCGCGGCGACGGCGCTTGCGGCGCTGCGATTCCTCGTTTTCGGCGCGGCTCTCGGGTGCAGCGGCGGCGGTTTCGTCGCCCTCAGCGCCCTCATCGTCGCCATCTTCCTCTTCGTCGCCAGCTTCGCCTGCAGCGGCTGCCGGCTGCTCGGCATTGCCGTTGCGGCCACGACGGCGGCGGCGACGCTTGCGCTTGCGGTTGCCTTCACCTTCGCCTTCCGAACGCGCCGCAGCGGGACGTTCGGTCGCGGCAGCCTTTTCCTCGAGTTCTTCGTCTTCGTCCTCATCAGTCTCGATGACGATGTCGTCGTCCTCATCCTCGGGGATGGCTGCGAAGTTGAAGAGGCTTTCGATCTTGACTGGGTTTTCGACAGGCTCGCCGCGGTCGATCGCAAAGTGCTGTGCGCCGACCGAACCGTCGGCATCGATGATGATCGCTACGCCAAAGCGCGCTTCGTAATCGACGATCGTCTGGCGCTTGTGGTTGAGCAGGTAGAGCGCGATGTCGGGCGTGGTGCGCACGGTGATGTTGTGCGTCGTATTCTTCAGCAGATATTCCTCGATGCCGCGCAGCACATGCAGGGCGACGGAGGACTGCGAACGGACGTGGCCGGTGCCGCCGCAATGCGAGCAGACCTGGGTCGTCGATTCGAGAACCGAAGCGCGGATGCGCTGGCGTGACATTTCGAGCAGGCCGAAATGCGAGATCCGGCCGACCTGGATGCGGGCGCGGTCGTTCTTCAGGCATTCCTTCAGCTTCTTCTCGACGGCGCGGTTGTTGCGCTTCTCTTCCATGTCGATGAAGTCGATGACAATCAGGCCGGCGAGGTCGCGCAGGCGAAGCTGGCGGGCGATTTCTTCCGCGGCTTCGAGGTTCGTCTGCAGCGCGGTGTCCTCGATCGAGTGTTCGCGCGTCGAGCGGCCGGAGTTGACGTCGATCGAAACCAGCGCTTCCGTCTGGTTCATGATCAGATAGCCGCCGGAACGCAGCGTCACCTGCGGCTGCAGCATGCGGTCCAGCTGGGCCTCGATGCCGGAGCGCGAGAAGATCGGGTGGATATCGCGGTAGGGCTGAACCACCTTGGCATGGCTCGGCATCAGCATCTTCATGAAGTCTTTCGCTTCACGATAGCCTTCCTCGCCGGCAACGATGATTTCGCCGATATCCTTGTTGTAGAGGTCGCGGATCGAGCGCTTGATCAGCGAGCCCTCTTCATAGACGAGGCAGGGAGCGGTCGACGCCAGCGTCAGAGTGCGGACATTTTCCCACAGGCGCATCAGATATTCGAAATCGCGCTTGACCTCGACCTTAGTGCGGTTCGCACCGGCGGTGCGAAGGATGACGCCCATGCCTTGC
It includes:
- a CDS encoding type II toxin-antitoxin system VapB family antitoxin yields the protein MRTTLDIDRGLLEAAMAATGLATKKAMIEQALRSLVDRHRQKNAIEDLAVIGWEGDLDEIRQSPADNQAAGG
- a CDS encoding ribonuclease E/G, translating into MADKMLIDASHEEETRVVVVRGNRIEEFDFESQHKKQIRGNIYLAKVTRVEPSLQAAFVDYGGNRHGFLAFAEIHPDYYQIPLADRQALLRAEAEEHRRDEDVEHVETAPVVDLSTQDQPDVGIVPAEAPAAVTEEAAAEKVAVTAEVAASPEAAEEAPAKKARPRRSRKKVAETTATEDAVPTDVEAEGAASVDNDDDAPAGGTMAAMVETDTISEDIDTSKRRHDDDDDDDDHGEEEVIESVGAEDAMEEVPDRVQRKPRKQYRIQEVIKRRQILLVQVAKEERGNKGAALTTYLSLAGRYSVLMPNTARGGGISRKITNPQDRKRLKEIARMLEVPQGMGVILRTAGANRTKVEVKRDFEYLMRLWENVRTLTLASTAPCLVYEEGSLIKRSIRDLYNKDIGEIIVAGEEGYREAKDFMKMLMPSHAKVVQPYRDIHPIFSRSGIEAQLDRMLQPQVTLRSGGYLIMNQTEALVSIDVNSGRSTREHSIEDTALQTNLEAAEEIARQLRLRDLAGLIVIDFIDMEEKRNNRAVEKKLKECLKNDRARIQVGRISHFGLLEMSRQRIRASVLESTTQVCSHCGGTGHVRSQSSVALHVLRGIEEYLLKNTTHNITVRTTPDIALYLLNHKRQTIVDYEARFGVAIIIDADGSVGAQHFAIDRGEPVENPVKIESLFNFAAIPEDEDDDIVIETDEDEDEELEEKAAATERPAAARSEGEGEGNRKRKRRRRRRGRNGNAEQPAAAAGEAGDEEEDGDDEGAEGDETAAAAPESRAENEESQRRKRRRRGKRGGRRNREDGSELTANEAGEGSGSEDEDDGISDDVAPGDAAIVETVPEQAGESQAVTAAVEDMAVIAEEVKPARGRGRRKPAAAPVDEPVAEATPAVEAEPEVVEASADLATPAQEEAKPVRANRESNISSSEPTVKSARTENGEGDEGKPKKAGWWQRRGFF
- a CDS encoding acyl-CoA dehydrogenase family protein gives rise to the protein MTSANRTDDKLAELNQPSLWSGINAYRSDPLIVDLTAALPRGIREDLENIGRYVTSPEAQELARMANQGAPQLRTHGPRGERLDVVEFHPAWHALMRRSMSVGLHSSVWDPQADIEAKDAGHKVRAARFYLTAQLESGHLCPLTMTSASVAALSASPAVQKDWAPKILSRKYDSSNRPAMQKSAVTIGMGMTEKQGGTDVRANRSAAEKVSEGIYRLSGHKWFMSAPMSDAFIMLAQTKEGMGCFLVPRLLEDGSANGLQFQRLKDKVGNRSNASSEVEFTDTFGFLLGGPDAGIRTILDMVTLTRLDCALASSGIMRASLAEAVHHTRGRSVFGRMLVNQPIMTRVLADMALDVAAATALSFRLADAFDKARGNAEEAAYARVMTPVAKYWCCKIAPALIYEAMECIGGNGYIEERPIARHYREAPVNAIWEGSGNVMALDVLRVLNRGKDLFETVFAGLARDLGPAGTKTIDVLRAAIALCEQDEGAARLLVEQLALAAGAAELYRLGAGRIADAFIETRLAGGWRSTYGMLDSRFDASYIVDLLYPPAA